In a genomic window of Saccharothrix sp. HUAS TT1:
- a CDS encoding FAD-dependent oxidoreductase yields MTEATTTARHSLWSEAIPHGRFPALTGETTVDVAVVGGGITGATTALLLKRAGLRVALVEADRVGSGVSGNNTAKVTALQSTVYSSIERKQGAEAAADYANGNVAAVERVASLVSELGIDCDLHRMPAYTFAFDEQELATVEQEATAAARAGLPVSRDRGELMGVPFPVAGAVRLDDQLRIHPVKYVRGLAEAVDGDGCRVYEASRVLRIEDGGPSRVHTEQGTVVAERVVIATHYPILDRGLYFARLEPMRSYCIAVRLASGTPPTGLAISAGSPSWSLSRAGELLIVCGQGHQTGSSVGEPYDELTKFAAEHWDVAEVTHRWSAQDPTSYDNLPMIGPYTPGSTTLYGATGYMKWGLSNGTMAAELLTDLIVGRENPLTDRFSPHRLTLGATPKLAKMNAKVAADLVGDRLKSAEVDSVADVPVGEARVVRDGTGKAGVYRDEAGGVHGVSLRCTHLGCLVRFNSAERSWDCPCHGSRFDVDGAVLEGPATKPLPRRDPA; encoded by the coding sequence ATGACCGAAGCGACCACTACCGCCCGCCACTCGCTGTGGTCCGAGGCGATCCCGCACGGCCGGTTCCCCGCGCTCACCGGTGAGACCACCGTGGACGTGGCGGTCGTCGGGGGCGGCATCACCGGCGCCACCACCGCCCTGCTGCTCAAGCGCGCGGGCCTGCGGGTCGCGCTGGTGGAGGCCGACCGGGTGGGCAGCGGGGTGAGCGGAAACAACACGGCCAAGGTCACCGCGCTGCAGTCCACCGTGTACTCGTCCATCGAGCGCAAGCAGGGCGCCGAGGCGGCGGCCGACTACGCCAACGGCAACGTCGCCGCGGTCGAGCGGGTGGCCTCGCTGGTGTCCGAGCTGGGCATCGACTGCGACCTGCACCGGATGCCCGCCTACACGTTCGCGTTCGACGAGCAGGAACTGGCCACGGTCGAGCAGGAGGCCACCGCCGCCGCGCGCGCCGGGCTGCCGGTGTCCCGCGACCGCGGCGAGCTGATGGGCGTGCCGTTCCCGGTGGCGGGCGCGGTGCGGCTGGACGACCAGCTGCGGATCCACCCGGTGAAGTACGTGCGCGGCCTGGCCGAGGCCGTGGACGGCGACGGGTGCCGGGTCTACGAGGCCAGCCGGGTGCTGCGCATCGAGGACGGCGGCCCGAGCCGCGTCCACACCGAGCAGGGGACCGTCGTCGCCGAGCGCGTGGTGATCGCCACGCACTACCCGATCCTGGACCGCGGCCTGTACTTCGCCCGGCTGGAGCCGATGCGCTCCTACTGCATCGCGGTGCGGCTGGCCTCGGGCACGCCGCCGACCGGGTTGGCGATCAGCGCGGGCAGCCCCTCGTGGTCGCTGTCGCGCGCCGGCGAGCTGCTGATCGTGTGCGGGCAGGGCCACCAGACCGGCTCGTCGGTCGGCGAGCCGTACGACGAGCTGACCAAGTTCGCGGCCGAGCACTGGGACGTCGCCGAGGTGACCCACCGCTGGTCCGCTCAGGACCCGACGTCCTACGACAACCTGCCCATGATCGGCCCGTACACGCCCGGCTCGACCACGCTGTACGGCGCGACCGGGTACATGAAGTGGGGCCTGAGCAACGGCACCATGGCCGCCGAGCTGCTGACCGACCTGATCGTGGGCCGGGAGAACCCGCTGACCGACCGGTTCAGCCCGCACCGGCTGACCCTGGGCGCGACGCCGAAGCTGGCGAAGATGAACGCGAAGGTGGCCGCGGACCTGGTCGGCGACCGGCTGAAGTCGGCCGAGGTCGACTCGGTGGCCGACGTGCCGGTCGGCGAGGCGCGGGTGGTGCGGGACGGCACGGGCAAGGCGGGTGTGTACCGCGACGAGGCGGGCGGCGTGCACGGCGTGTCGTTGCGCTGCACGCACCTGGGCTGCCTGGTGCGGTTCAACTCGGCCGAGCGCAGCTGGGACTGCCCGTGCCACGGTTCGCGGTTCGACGTGGACGGCGCCGTGCTGGAGGGCCCGGCGACCAAGCCGCTACCCCGCCGCGACCCCGCTTGA
- a CDS encoding Gfo/Idh/MocA family protein, with product MGLGRTGAEQHLPVLARARTSVRQLFDDRPVVACDPRRPATERPGLAMTGSLAEAATLLDPGDTVTHLCTPPATRAEVLTELAERGFRNIIVDKPLAADADDLARLIRLRRKHGLRIAVVEPWLTSTLTARLTELLRGGALGEPKSITIAQNRPRFRRSLAGPGRQTAFDVELPHGVGLALRLAGSARVTHAAGYDLAVGDVVVPRMGGARIGLRHNNGIRTELTSDLTSPVRERRVTVEFGKGRAVGHYAVGEDDDHAQLTITANGRRKHEVLHDDSLTAWVIRAYRLFHADGDQHARGFTFATDVVQLLSVAKNVCAEPVIPAARGETTPGPLAAHVR from the coding sequence GTGGGACTGGGCCGAACCGGCGCCGAACAGCACCTCCCGGTGCTGGCCAGGGCGCGGACCTCGGTCCGGCAACTGTTCGACGACCGACCGGTCGTGGCGTGCGACCCGCGACGACCCGCCACCGAAAGACCGGGCCTGGCGATGACCGGCAGCCTCGCCGAAGCCGCCACCCTCCTCGACCCCGGCGACACGGTCACCCACCTCTGCACCCCGCCCGCCACCCGCGCCGAGGTGTTGACCGAACTCGCCGAACGCGGCTTCCGCAACATCATCGTCGACAAACCCCTCGCCGCCGACGCCGACGACCTCGCCCGCCTCATCCGCCTGCGCCGCAAGCACGGCCTGCGCATCGCCGTCGTCGAACCCTGGCTCACCAGCACCCTCACCGCCCGCCTCACCGAACTCCTCCGCGGCGGCGCCCTCGGCGAACCCAAGTCCATCACCATCGCCCAGAACCGACCCCGCTTCCGCCGCTCCCTCGCCGGACCCGGCCGACAGACCGCCTTCGACGTCGAACTCCCCCACGGCGTCGGCCTCGCCCTGCGCCTCGCCGGCAGCGCCCGCGTCACCCACGCCGCCGGCTACGACCTCGCCGTCGGCGACGTCGTCGTCCCCCGCATGGGCGGCGCGCGCATCGGCCTGCGGCACAACAACGGCATCCGCACCGAGCTCACCTCCGACCTCACCTCACCCGTGCGCGAACGCCGCGTCACCGTCGAGTTCGGCAAGGGCCGCGCCGTCGGCCACTACGCCGTCGGCGAGGACGACGACCACGCCCAGCTCACCATCACCGCCAACGGCCGCCGGAAGCACGAAGTCCTGCACGACGACTCCCTCACCGCGTGGGTCATCCGCGCCTACCGCCTCTTCCACGCCGACGGCGACCAGCACGCCCGCGGCTTCACCTTCGCCACCGACGTCGTCCAACTGCTGTCCGTCGCCAAGAACGTCTGCGCCGAACCCGTCATCCCCGCCGCCCGCGGCGAAACCACCCCCGGCCCACTCGCCGCCCACGTCCGCTGA
- a CDS encoding neutral/alkaline ceramidase, with translation MRVSRRSLAATALVGALVVVGLPVADAAPQPYLVGRGISDVTGPAAENGMMGYSAFDQKTTGIHQRQRSRAYVVVDQATGKRVAYVNADLAMIFRAVQEGVLAKLQARYGSLYTRENVLLSATHTHAGPGGYSHNLAYNLSILGMQPQTLAAITDGITESIVAAHEDLKPGELSLGRGELTDASVNRSRVAFERNPAADKAHFPQAIDPAMTVLRFRQNGADVGAISWFATHNTSMTNENTLISPDNKGYASYQWEHDDRGVRYLEDRPGFVAAFPNTNAGDMSPNLNLRPGSGPTEDEVENTRIIGERQNRRAQQVFAGPQSPVTGGVDYRMRFVDMAAVAVDGRHTTDGRPGTTCPGVVGASTMAGSVEDGPAIPGFDEGMTSPWKALFEPLDVEVPQWLRDCQYPKASLVPTGLVQATPNVLPLQLVRIGPLHLVAVPGEVTIVAGLRIRRAVAAEAGVPLENVLVQGYANDYSQYITTPEEYDLQQYEGGSTLFGRNTLPAYQQEFGELAASLRAGTPLAPGATPTKPPFTDLNLQTGVVFDDKALWHSFGQVLTQPAATYARGQTATAVFVTGHPKNDLRRNGTFLEVQRLVDGEWTRHADDGDWSTRYRWQRDGIANSNATITWTIPADTPAGSYRIAHHGNWKSGWTGAITAFSGTTRAFTVG, from the coding sequence ATGCGGGTGTCTCGACGGTCCTTGGCGGCAACGGCGCTGGTCGGCGCCCTGGTGGTGGTCGGTCTGCCGGTGGCGGACGCGGCGCCCCAGCCCTACCTGGTCGGACGGGGGATCTCCGACGTCACCGGGCCCGCGGCCGAGAACGGGATGATGGGGTACTCGGCGTTCGACCAGAAGACCACCGGCATCCACCAGCGCCAGCGCTCCCGGGCGTACGTCGTGGTCGACCAGGCCACCGGCAAGCGGGTCGCGTACGTCAACGCCGACCTGGCGATGATCTTCCGGGCGGTGCAGGAGGGCGTCCTGGCCAAGCTCCAGGCCCGCTACGGCTCGCTCTACACCCGGGAGAACGTGCTGCTCTCCGCCACCCACACGCACGCCGGGCCCGGCGGCTACTCGCACAACCTCGCCTACAACCTCTCGATCCTGGGCATGCAGCCGCAGACGCTGGCCGCGATCACCGACGGCATCACCGAGTCGATCGTGGCGGCGCACGAAGACCTCAAGCCCGGCGAGCTCTCCCTGGGCCGCGGCGAGCTGACCGACGCCAGCGTGAACCGCTCGCGGGTCGCGTTCGAGCGGAACCCGGCCGCCGACAAGGCGCACTTCCCGCAGGCCATCGACCCGGCCATGACCGTGCTGCGGTTCCGGCAGAACGGCGCGGACGTCGGCGCGATCAGCTGGTTCGCCACCCACAACACCTCGATGACGAACGAGAACACCCTGATCAGCCCGGACAACAAGGGCTACGCGTCCTACCAGTGGGAGCACGACGACCGGGGCGTGCGCTACCTGGAGGACCGGCCGGGCTTCGTCGCGGCGTTCCCCAACACCAACGCGGGCGACATGTCGCCGAACCTCAACCTGCGCCCCGGCTCCGGGCCCACCGAGGACGAGGTGGAGAACACCCGGATCATCGGCGAGCGGCAGAACCGCAGGGCGCAGCAGGTGTTCGCCGGACCGCAGTCGCCGGTCACCGGGGGAGTGGACTACCGGATGCGGTTCGTGGACATGGCCGCCGTCGCCGTCGACGGCAGGCACACCACCGACGGTCGGCCCGGGACGACGTGCCCCGGCGTGGTCGGCGCGTCCACGATGGCGGGCAGCGTGGAGGACGGCCCGGCGATCCCCGGTTTCGACGAGGGCATGACCAGCCCGTGGAAGGCGCTGTTCGAGCCCCTGGACGTCGAGGTGCCGCAGTGGCTGCGCGACTGCCAGTACCCGAAGGCGTCGCTGGTGCCGACCGGCCTGGTGCAGGCCACCCCGAACGTGCTGCCGCTGCAGCTCGTCCGGATCGGACCGCTGCACCTGGTCGCCGTGCCCGGCGAGGTGACGATCGTGGCCGGCCTGCGGATCCGCCGCGCGGTGGCCGCCGAGGCGGGCGTGCCGCTGGAGAACGTCCTGGTGCAGGGCTACGCCAACGACTACAGCCAGTACATCACCACCCCGGAGGAGTACGACCTCCAGCAGTACGAAGGTGGCTCGACCCTGTTCGGCCGCAACACCCTGCCCGCCTACCAGCAGGAGTTCGGCGAGCTCGCCGCGTCCCTGCGCGCCGGCACGCCGCTCGCGCCCGGCGCGACGCCGACCAAGCCGCCGTTCACCGACCTCAACCTCCAGACCGGTGTCGTGTTCGACGACAAGGCGCTGTGGCACTCCTTCGGCCAGGTGCTGACCCAACCCGCCGCGACCTACGCCCGCGGCCAGACCGCCACGGCGGTGTTCGTCACCGGCCACCCCAAGAACGACCTGCGCCGCAACGGCACGTTCCTGGAGGTGCAACGCCTGGTCGACGGCGAGTGGACCCGGCACGCCGACGACGGCGACTGGTCGACCCGGTACCGCTGGCAGCGCGACGGGATCGCCAACTCGAACGCCACGATCACCTGGACGATCCCGGCCGACACGCCGGCGGGCAGCTACCGGATCGCGCACCACGGGAACTGGAAGAGCGGTTGGACCGGCGCGATCACCGCGTTCAGCGGCACGACCAGGGCGTTCACCGTCGGCTAG
- a CDS encoding PQQ-binding-like beta-propeller repeat protein — protein MLRWLALVGALCAGCAPWLSGGAPRPEADVTVIAAAAGVVLAALAAATGPRWVRVVAAVAAVALAGVVGRLLGLDLTTGLTGDDLPVLAVGSAAVAVAATGLARQAAGARQVRPAGALALVVVIAAAAAVAPTAADAAVTRSETRDARDFAPEPVAERPGHRQWAWQPDTDVVDVVPAGHGVAVATRDGSVVALNGLDGRQEWRYARPGAVVGSLAASVDRRTVLVSFGSLRDTRAQAAVLLDADTGSPRFELVVRSVLVQTDQLLPVGRVLAVRDDDVITGYDLADGRHRWRWTPPPGCTSRFGQVARGRTTVLVPLECPDTLSVTALDEATGEQRWRHETPRGPARDEQQEVRLRATPDGAIVHVQTIGARTPTDGLLDTATGRVLSRPDRPWTVRTDPGPTPLLEEQEGNRATTTHALHPTTGATTPLSAEACPGRTADLTTTAHYLRACADNGRELTVVTQPLDGSPPTSTPVRLDGSGSRSADVLLIAAPGAIVLARTASGGTPAPVVGLTG, from the coding sequence ATGCTGCGCTGGCTGGCTTTGGTGGGCGCGTTGTGCGCCGGGTGCGCGCCCTGGTTGTCCGGTGGCGCGCCGCGACCGGAGGCGGACGTCACGGTGATCGCCGCGGCGGCGGGCGTCGTGCTCGCGGCCCTGGCGGCGGCGACCGGGCCGAGGTGGGTACGGGTGGTGGCCGCCGTGGCGGCGGTCGCACTGGCCGGCGTCGTCGGGCGGCTCCTGGGACTGGACCTGACGACCGGGCTGACCGGCGACGACCTGCCGGTGCTCGCGGTGGGGTCGGCGGCGGTCGCGGTGGCCGCGACCGGACTGGCGCGGCAAGCCGCCGGAGCGCGGCAGGTCCGACCGGCAGGCGCCCTGGCGCTGGTCGTCGTGATCGCCGCCGCCGCCGCCGTCGCACCCACGGCCGCCGACGCGGCGGTGACCCGGTCCGAGACGCGCGACGCGCGCGACTTCGCACCCGAACCGGTCGCCGAACGACCCGGCCACCGGCAGTGGGCCTGGCAACCGGACACCGACGTGGTCGACGTCGTGCCCGCCGGCCACGGGGTCGCGGTCGCTACCCGCGACGGCTCCGTCGTCGCGCTCAACGGCCTCGACGGCCGGCAGGAGTGGCGCTACGCCCGCCCCGGAGCGGTGGTCGGCAGCCTGGCCGCCTCCGTCGACCGGCGCACCGTGCTGGTCTCCTTCGGCTCGCTGCGAGACACCAGGGCGCAGGCCGCCGTCCTCCTCGACGCCGACACCGGATCACCCCGCTTCGAACTGGTCGTCCGGTCGGTGCTCGTGCAGACCGACCAGCTCCTGCCCGTAGGCCGGGTCCTCGCCGTGCGCGACGACGACGTCATCACCGGCTACGACCTCGCCGACGGCCGACACCGGTGGCGCTGGACCCCGCCGCCGGGCTGCACGTCGCGGTTCGGCCAGGTCGCACGAGGCCGCACGACGGTCCTCGTGCCCCTGGAGTGCCCCGACACCCTGAGCGTCACGGCACTGGACGAAGCCACCGGCGAACAACGCTGGCGGCACGAGACACCACGCGGCCCGGCCAGGGACGAACAACAGGAAGTCCGACTGCGCGCGACCCCCGACGGCGCCATCGTCCACGTCCAGACCATCGGCGCGCGCACACCGACCGACGGCCTGCTGGACACCGCGACCGGCCGCGTGCTCTCCCGCCCCGACCGACCGTGGACCGTGCGCACCGACCCCGGCCCCACACCCCTGCTCGAAGAGCAGGAAGGCAACCGCGCCACCACCACCCACGCGCTGCACCCCACCACCGGCGCCACCACACCGCTCTCCGCCGAAGCCTGCCCCGGGCGCACCGCCGACCTCACCACCACCGCCCACTACCTGCGCGCCTGCGCCGACAACGGCCGCGAGCTCACCGTCGTCACCCAACCCCTCGACGGCTCACCACCCACCTCCACCCCGGTCCGCCTCGACGGCTCCGGCTCGCGCTCCGCCGACGTCCTCCTCATCGCCGCGCCCGGCGCCATCGTGCTCGCCCGCACCGCGTCCGGCGGCACACCCGCCCCGGTCGTCGGCCTCACCGGCTGA
- a CDS encoding iron-containing redox enzyme family protein, which yields MTTVDPAVDRAVLPAPRGPLSAAVLDALRGAPPAVGLPARVDAEPYGEDLQLALHVCYELHYQGFAGVSDEWEWDPELLRFRAALERVFLDALRADVPGGADVEGVLDELLVEPVDGVGVSHFLKDEGEWWQMREYLVLRSIYHLKEADPHAWVIPRLRGTAKAALVAVEFDEFGGGRGDRMHSQLFANLLDGAELDHGYLHYLEHAPAVALATVNLMSLCGLHRSLRGSLVGHFAAAEITTAPSATRMAKALQGMGAHPDCVEFFTEHIEADAVHEQVMRRDVIGDLLDREPELAESVVFGVQATELLEQRLGEHLLGAWRKGQTALRLPL from the coding sequence ATGACCACTGTGGACCCCGCCGTCGACCGGGCCGTGCTGCCCGCACCGCGCGGCCCCCTGTCCGCCGCCGTCCTGGACGCCCTGCGCGGCGCGCCACCCGCGGTCGGCCTGCCCGCGCGCGTCGACGCCGAGCCGTACGGCGAAGACCTCCAACTGGCCCTGCACGTCTGCTACGAGCTGCACTACCAGGGCTTCGCGGGCGTGTCGGACGAGTGGGAGTGGGACCCCGAGCTGCTGCGGTTCCGCGCCGCGCTGGAGCGGGTGTTCCTGGACGCGCTGCGGGCCGACGTGCCCGGCGGCGCGGACGTCGAGGGCGTGCTGGACGAGCTGCTGGTCGAGCCGGTCGACGGCGTCGGGGTCAGCCACTTCCTCAAGGACGAGGGGGAGTGGTGGCAGATGCGCGAGTACCTGGTGCTGCGCTCGATCTACCACCTCAAGGAGGCCGACCCGCACGCCTGGGTGATCCCACGCCTGCGCGGCACGGCGAAAGCCGCCCTGGTGGCGGTGGAGTTCGACGAGTTCGGCGGCGGGCGCGGCGACCGGATGCACTCGCAGCTGTTCGCGAACCTGCTCGACGGCGCCGAGCTGGACCACGGCTACCTGCACTACCTGGAGCACGCGCCCGCGGTGGCGCTGGCGACGGTGAACCTGATGTCGCTGTGCGGGCTGCACCGGTCCCTGCGCGGCTCCCTGGTCGGGCACTTCGCCGCGGCCGAGATCACCACCGCGCCCAGCGCCACCCGGATGGCGAAGGCGTTGCAGGGTATGGGGGCGCACCCGGACTGCGTCGAGTTCTTCACCGAGCACATCGAGGCGGACGCGGTGCACGAGCAGGTGATGCGCCGGGACGTGATCGGCGACCTGCTGGACCGGGAGCCGGAGCTGGCGGAATCCGTGGTGTTCGGCGTGCAGGCCACCGAACTGCTGGAGCAGCGGCTCGGCGAGCACCTGCTGGGCGCGTGGCGGAAGGGGCAGACGGCGTTGCGCCTGCCCCTCTAG
- a CDS encoding alpha/beta hydrolase, with protein MDAVEGTRAVAGEQVLVAMLGIPRLLSHPAWRATDPHEGRGLGVLLVPGFGFGDRSLHLTRTWLRKRGYVPIGARIGLNVGCTTSLVDRLERRLEAHVEATGGPVVLLGQSRGGGLARLLSVRRPELVRGLVMLASPVLDQLGAHPSVVRVARTLARLSAAGIPGLLDQDCFAGSCYDANSTAMGQPLEVPAIAVYSRNDHIAPWELCADPCADCVEVSSTHTGMALDPEVYRQLAPRLAAWARGADASAGGGRIGERVRETAGR; from the coding sequence ATGGACGCGGTCGAGGGGACCCGTGCGGTGGCCGGGGAGCAGGTGCTGGTGGCGATGCTCGGCATCCCCCGCCTGCTGTCCCACCCGGCGTGGCGTGCCACCGATCCGCACGAGGGCCGTGGGCTGGGTGTGCTGCTGGTGCCGGGCTTCGGCTTCGGCGACCGGAGCCTGCACCTGACCAGGACGTGGTTGCGCAAGCGCGGCTACGTGCCGATCGGGGCGCGCATCGGGCTGAACGTGGGCTGCACGACCAGCCTGGTCGACCGCCTGGAGCGCAGGCTGGAAGCGCACGTCGAGGCGACCGGCGGCCCGGTGGTGCTGCTCGGGCAGAGCCGGGGCGGTGGCCTGGCCAGGCTGTTGTCGGTGCGCAGGCCGGAACTGGTGCGCGGCCTGGTGATGCTCGCCAGCCCGGTGCTGGACCAGCTGGGCGCGCACCCCAGCGTGGTCAGGGTGGCGCGGACGTTGGCGCGGCTGTCCGCCGCCGGCATCCCGGGCCTGCTCGACCAGGACTGCTTCGCCGGCTCGTGCTACGACGCGAACTCCACGGCGATGGGGCAGCCGTTGGAGGTGCCCGCCATCGCGGTGTACTCGCGCAACGACCACATCGCGCCGTGGGAGCTGTGCGCCGACCCGTGCGCCGACTGCGTCGAGGTGAGCAGCACGCACACCGGCATGGCCCTGGACCCCGAGGTGTACCGGCAGCTGGCGCCGCGCCTGGCCGCCTGGGCGCGGGGCGCCGACGCCTCGGCCGGTGGTGGGAGGATCGGCGAACGGGTGCGGGAGACGGCCGGTCGGTGA
- a CDS encoding CDGSH iron-sulfur domain-containing protein — MPTPRETRVVTVVPGGPVLVEGPVEVRLDDGAVVRSDRFVVAVCACRRSKRFPLCDTSHRKRR; from the coding sequence GTGCCGACGCCGCGTGAGACCCGTGTGGTGACCGTCGTGCCCGGCGGCCCCGTCCTGGTGGAGGGGCCGGTCGAGGTGCGGCTGGACGACGGCGCCGTGGTGCGCTCGGACCGGTTCGTCGTCGCGGTGTGCGCGTGCCGCCGCAGCAAGCGGTTCCCGCTGTGCGACACGAGCCACCGCAAACGACGCTGA
- a CDS encoding DUF6098 family protein: MRTFADLTDLVSLVEDRAPARELYVRWSQGPEADGGRSSRDGLSGVRLPGLSANSLAVEPWWGDRPLRLWVARRLHDYRHLKEHRGPGTRPWVLEGVEVGRGPDNEPLVQCRHPIGWIADDALVECERLVDEHAATSWGSLDRES; the protein is encoded by the coding sequence ATGCGCACCTTCGCCGATCTCACCGACCTGGTCTCGCTGGTCGAGGACCGCGCACCCGCCCGCGAGCTGTACGTGCGCTGGTCACAGGGGCCGGAGGCGGACGGCGGGCGGTCCAGTCGGGACGGGCTGAGCGGCGTGCGGCTGCCCGGCCTGTCGGCCAACTCGCTGGCGGTCGAGCCGTGGTGGGGCGACCGGCCGCTGCGGCTCTGGGTGGCCCGCCGCCTGCACGACTACCGCCACCTGAAGGAGCACCGCGGGCCGGGCACGCGGCCGTGGGTCCTCGAAGGCGTCGAGGTGGGCCGCGGCCCGGACAACGAGCCCCTGGTGCAGTGCCGCCACCCGATCGGGTGGATCGCGGACGACGCGCTGGTGGAGTGCGAGCGCCTGGTGGACGAGCACGCCGCCACGAGCTGGGGCTCGCTGGACCGCGAGTCCTAG
- a CDS encoding HemK2/MTQ2 family protein methyltransferase, translating into MWLLRPPGVYRPQEDTWLMAEALTHAGMPRGGRVLDVCTGTGALAVAAGLAGAREVTAVDLSRRALVAARVNARLRGLSVRVRQGDFGDLVGQDRFDVVTANPPYVPSVAVPDRGPARAWDAGPDGRCVLDRLCAVLPLLLADKGMGLIVHSSLCDPDVTLRQLRGGGLKASVVARRTVAFGPVMSGRADWLARRGFIERGQRHEELVVVRADAA; encoded by the coding sequence ATGTGGTTGTTGAGGCCGCCGGGCGTCTACCGGCCCCAAGAGGACACGTGGCTGATGGCCGAGGCGTTGACGCACGCGGGGATGCCGCGCGGCGGGCGCGTGCTCGACGTGTGCACCGGCACCGGAGCCCTGGCGGTCGCCGCCGGGCTGGCCGGCGCGAGGGAGGTCACCGCGGTCGACCTGAGCCGACGCGCCCTCGTGGCCGCGCGGGTCAACGCGCGCCTGCGCGGGCTCTCCGTGCGCGTGCGGCAGGGCGACTTCGGCGACCTGGTCGGCCAGGACCGGTTCGACGTCGTCACGGCCAACCCGCCGTACGTGCCGAGCGTCGCGGTGCCGGACCGCGGACCCGCGCGAGCGTGGGACGCCGGTCCGGACGGCCGGTGCGTGCTGGACCGGCTGTGCGCCGTGCTGCCGCTGTTGTTGGCGGACAAGGGGATGGGGCTGATCGTGCACTCGTCGCTGTGCGACCCGGACGTCACCCTGCGGCAGTTGCGCGGTGGCGGGTTGAAGGCGTCGGTGGTGGCCCGCCGCACGGTGGCGTTCGGCCCGGTGATGAGCGGGCGGGCGGACTGGTTGGCCCGACGGGGTTTCATCGAGCGCGGCCAGCGCCACGAGGAACTGGTGGTGGTCCGTGCCGACGCCGCGTGA
- a CDS encoding glutamate--cysteine ligase: MTIGVEEEFLLVDPATRRPASRAAEVLARVTDLPPGARAQRELSAAQVEFSSGVCADLAELREHLVAGRRALADAARAEGLWLVATGMPPLADRRPRSSAGERFERVDELYRAQVTGYQCCGCHVHVGVPDPETAVRVVNHLRPWLPTLLALGANSPFDGDADTGYASWRLMRQAAFPGSGVPPLSRTAAEHDARVRRLVDSGVLVDANQTFWLARPSPRYPTVEVRVADAAATVDDALLQAALTRALVDTAVTAGAPPEPDEQVLAAAVWSAARHGLSGPGVDPATGRQVPAMDLVGALLEHVSDALGDDRDLVGRLVGDVLRRGTGADRQLRAGSPGAAVDLLACTPSEAGSPLS; encoded by the coding sequence ATGACCATCGGGGTGGAGGAGGAGTTCCTGCTCGTCGACCCGGCGACCCGTCGCCCGGCGTCACGAGCGGCCGAGGTGCTGGCGCGCGTCACCGACCTGCCGCCGGGCGCGCGGGCGCAACGTGAGCTCAGCGCGGCCCAGGTGGAGTTCTCCAGCGGCGTCTGCGCCGACCTGGCCGAGCTGCGCGAGCACCTGGTGGCCGGGCGGCGCGCGTTGGCCGACGCCGCCCGCGCCGAAGGGCTGTGGCTGGTCGCGACCGGGATGCCGCCGCTGGCCGACCGGCGACCGCGGTCGAGCGCGGGGGAGCGGTTCGAGCGGGTGGACGAGCTGTACCGGGCCCAGGTGACGGGCTACCAGTGCTGCGGCTGCCACGTGCACGTCGGCGTTCCCGACCCGGAGACGGCCGTGCGCGTGGTGAACCACCTGCGGCCGTGGCTCCCGACGCTGCTCGCGCTCGGCGCGAACTCGCCCTTCGACGGCGACGCCGACACCGGGTACGCGAGCTGGCGGCTGATGCGCCAGGCGGCGTTCCCGGGCTCGGGCGTGCCACCGCTGTCCCGCACTGCCGCCGAGCACGACGCGCGGGTGCGCCGGTTGGTGGACAGCGGTGTCCTGGTGGACGCGAACCAGACGTTCTGGCTGGCCAGGCCGTCGCCCAGGTACCCGACGGTCGAGGTGAGGGTGGCCGACGCCGCGGCGACGGTGGACGACGCCCTCCTCCAGGCCGCCCTCACCAGGGCGCTGGTCGACACCGCGGTCACGGCCGGGGCGCCTCCCGAGCCGGACGAGCAGGTGCTGGCCGCGGCGGTGTGGTCGGCGGCCCGCCACGGGCTGTCGGGGCCGGGCGTCGACCCGGCCACCGGGCGGCAGGTCCCCGCGATGGACCTGGTGGGCGCGTTGCTGGAGCACGTGTCCGACGCCCTGGGCGACGACCGCGACCTCGTCGGGCGGCTGGTCGGCGACGTGCTGCGACGGGGGACCGGCGCGGACCGGCAGCTGAGGGCGGGATCACCGGGAGCCGCCGTCGACCTGCTCGCGTGCACCCCGTCCGAAGCGGGTAGTCCCCTGTCATGA
- a CDS encoding hemerythrin domain-containing protein: MEAFGNQLVQAHIALRERIEALRDGLSAGVGVADLRVHCLSFCAALERHHTAEDEGAFPVLAREHPELRPVLDELGRDHRIVSDALRSLAALGDVEPVVLRRELDSVAALVETHFTYEERKIAGLLSALTGRVGEADAELLKRATAVPEP; the protein is encoded by the coding sequence TTGGAGGCGTTCGGCAACCAGTTGGTGCAGGCGCACATCGCGCTGCGCGAGCGGATCGAGGCGTTGCGGGACGGCCTGTCCGCCGGTGTCGGCGTCGCCGACCTGCGCGTGCACTGCCTGTCGTTCTGCGCCGCCCTGGAGCGGCACCACACCGCCGAGGACGAGGGTGCGTTCCCGGTGCTGGCCCGCGAGCACCCGGAGCTGCGGCCGGTGCTGGACGAGCTGGGTCGTGATCACCGGATCGTGTCGGACGCGCTGCGGTCGCTGGCGGCGCTGGGCGACGTCGAACCGGTGGTGCTGCGCCGGGAGCTGGACAGCGTCGCGGCGTTGGTGGAAACCCACTTCACGTACGAGGAGCGCAAGATCGCGGGCCTGCTCTCGGCGTTGACCGGGCGGGTGGGGGAGGCCGACGCGGAGCTGCTGAAGCGCGCCACCGCCGTGCCCGAACCGTGA